One genomic segment of Ricinus communis isolate WT05 ecotype wild-type chromosome 3, ASM1957865v1, whole genome shotgun sequence includes these proteins:
- the LOC8265148 gene encoding probable 3-hydroxyisobutyrate dehydrogenase-like 1, mitochondrial, producing MPLSLLRRSLSHHHHHQYYLISFPLFLHRSMATTTTTATESVGPSNTRVGWIGTGVMGRSMCSHLIKAGYTLTIFNRTLSKAQPLVDMGANLADSPLSVASASDVVFSIVGFPSDVRHVLLDSTTGALQGLRPGGVLIDMTTSDPSLAAEISAAASAKNCHSIDAPVSGGDRGAKNGTLAIFAGGDKAVIDRLNPIFALMGKVNYMGSPGKGQFAKLANQITIASTMVGLVEGIVYAYKAGLNLELYLNAISTGAAGSKSLDLNGARILNRDFEAGFYVNHFVKDLGICLKECEKIGVALPGLALAQQLYLSLKAHGEGNLGTQALILALERLNNISLQ from the coding sequence ATGCCACTGTCACTCCTCCGTCGCTCACTCTCTCATCATCACCACCACCAATACTATCTCATCTCTTTTCCGCTCTTTCTCCACCGCTCAATGGCTACCACAACCACCACTGCCACTGAGTCTGTCGGCCCATCAAACACCCGCGTTGGCTGGATTGGCACTGGCGTAATGGGTCGTTCTATGTGTTCTCACCTGATCAAAGCCGGCTACACCCTCACCATATTCAATCGTACCCTCTCTAAAGCCCAACCTCTCGTCGACATGGGTGCAAATCTAGCCGATTCTCCACTTTCCGTTGCTTCTGCATCCGACGTCGTTTTCTCAATTGTCGGGTTTCCTTCAGATGTTCGCCACGTGCTCCTCGACTCGACCACTGGAGCCCTCCAAGGTCTCCGTCCAGGTGGAGTTCTCATAGACATGACCACATCTGATCCTTCTCTCGCCGCCGAGATTTCGGCTGCTGCATCTGCTAAAAACTGCCACTCCATTGACGCTCCCGTCTCCGGCGGAGATCGCGGCGCAAAAAATGGAACGCTTGCGATATTTGCCGGAGGGGATAAAGCAGTTATCGACAGGTTAAATCCCATTTTTGCCCTGATGGGGAAAGTTAATTACATGGGTAGCCCTGGAAAAGGACAATTTGCAAAGCTAGCAAATCAGATAACTATAGCTTCTACAATGGTTGGGTTAGTTGAAGGGATTGTATATGCATACAAAGCTGGGCTTAATCTTGAATTGTATTTAAATGCTATTTCTACAGGTGCTGCTGGATCTAAGTCTCTTGACTTAAATGGTGCTAGAATATTGAATAGGGATTTTGAAGCTGGGTTTTATGTCAATCATTTTGTTAAGGATTTAGGGATTTGTTTAAAGGAATGTGAAAAAATCGGAGTGGCTTTGCCTGGATTGGCTTTGGCTCAACAGCTTTATTTGTCCCTTAAGGCTCACGGTGAAGGCAATTTGGGTACTCAAGCTCTTATTTTGGCTCTCGAAAGGCTTAACAATATTTCTCTTCAATAA